In a single window of the Etheostoma spectabile isolate EspeVRDwgs_2016 chromosome 3, UIUC_Espe_1.0, whole genome shotgun sequence genome:
- the LOC116680212 gene encoding solute carrier organic anion transporter family member 1C1 isoform X2 — protein sequence MSIGTFIIALPHFIIGRYEFETSVRWVVNSTLNPSPCPLGSPADLTQHGKLSQVPATGCEGDSNLSMWIYVLLGNVLRGIGETPVQPLGISYIDDYASEENAALYVGCVQTISVVGPVFGYLLGSLCAKIYVDIGLVKMETITITPADARWVGAWWLGYLIAGVITLLSAIPFWFLPRSLPIPEPQGPEKCTPEQARCIKDPHLLKHKYPADENTTFIEMAKDFIPTLRTLLGNPVYLIYLCVTIIQLNSLIGMVTYKPKYIEQHFRQSASKANFLMGMINIPAVALGMFSGGLLMKRLKLNIMGAARFAFGTSLIGYILSLFFFAMSCENAKVAGVTLSYNSMDRISYDKHTLFTACNSDCFCSASDWDPVCGENGITYVSPCLAGCTSSSGSGKNTVFSNCSCVGVAGNFTASTGQCPHKDDCDRMFPYFLALSVITSFIISLGGTPGYMFLIRCIKPQLKSLALGFHALSTRTLAGIPAPIYFGAIIDTTCLKWGQKRCGGIGACRIYNTTAYRIAYLGLTLSLRSISFIICIPGFILLGRQLRKEERNAIHGALANGGTELEALRKEEFVISNSDQSQHTVDNSTARETRL from the exons ATGTCCATTGGCACCTTCATCATCGCTCTGCCTCACTTCATCATTGGACG cTATGAATTTGAAACATCAGTGCGGTGGGTAGTGAACTCAACGCTTAACCCCTCTCCTTGTCCGTTGGGCTCTCCAGCAGACCTGACCCAACACGGTAAACTGTCTCAAGTGCCAGCAACAG GTTGTGAAGGCGACTCCAACCTGTCAATGTGGATTTATGTGCTCCTGGGAAATGTTTTGCGGGGGATAGGAGAGACACCTGTTCAGCCACTTGGGATCTCCTATATAGATGATTATGCTAGTGAGGAAAATGCTGCGCTTTATGTTG GCTGTGTGCAGACCATTTCAGTGGTTGGACCTGTGTTTGGCTACCTGTTAGGCTCCCTTTGTGCCAAAATATATGTGGACATCGGATTAGTAAAAATGG AAACTATCACCATCACCCCAGCAGATGCCCGCTGGGTGGGTGCCTGGTGGTTGGGCTACCTCATAGCTGGGGTCATCACCCTACTCTCTGCCATCCCATTCTGGTTCCTGCCCCGCTCTCTGCCAATACCTGAGCCCCAGGGCCCAGAAAAATGCACACCAGAGCAGGCACGCTGTATTAAAGATCCTCATCTTTTGAAGCACAAGTATCCTGCAGACGAAAATACTACTTTCATAGAGATGGCCAAAG ACTTTATTCCAACCCTACGAACTCTGCTGGGAAACCCTGTGTATTTGATATACCTGTGTGTGACAATCATCCAACTGAACTCTCTCATCGGCATGGTCACCTACAAGCCTAAGTACATTGAGCAGCACTTCAGGCAGTCTGCCTCAAAGGCCAACTTCCTCATGG GTATGATCAATATCCCAGCTGTGGCACTGGGGATGTTTTCTGGAGGTCTACTGATGAAGAGGCTGAAGCTGAACATTATGGGAGCAGCCAGGTTTGCCTTTGGAACATCTCTGATTGGCTACATCCTGTCACTGTTCTTCTTTGCAATGAGCTGTGAGAATGCGAAGGTAGCGGGGGTGACACTTTCCTACAACAG CATGGATAGGATATCTTATGATAAAcacacattgttcacagcatgCAACTCAGACTGTTTTTGTTCAGCAAGTGACTGGGACCCAGTCTGTGGAGAGAATGGCATCACATATGTTTCTCCCTGTCTTGCGGGTTGCACCAGCTCTTCTGGCTCAGGGAAAAACACA GTCTTCTCTAACTGTAGCTGTGTCGGTGTGGCTGGTAACTTTACGGCCAGTACCGGTCAGTGCCCCCATAAGGACGACTGTGACAGGATGTTCCCGTACTTTTTGGCTCTCTCCGTCATCACTTCCTTTATCATCTCCCTTGGGGGTACACCGGGCTACATGTTTCTCATTAG GTGCATCAAACCACAGCTGAAATCTTTGGCGTTGGGTTTCCATGCTCTGTCAACACGTACCCTCG CAGGGATACCAGCACCCATCTACTTTGGAGCAATCATTGACACCACATGTCTGAAGTGGGGTCAGAAGAGGTGTGGAGGCATAGGAGCCTGTAGAATCTACAACACCACTGCATACAG GATAGCATACTTGGGTCTGACTCTGAGCCTGCGCAGCATCTCATTCATTATTTGCATCCCGGGTTTCATTTTGCTCGGTCGACAGTTGAGGAAGGAGGAAAGAAATGCCATCCACGGAGCTCTGGCCAATGGCGGGACAGAGCTGGAGGCACTGAGGAAGGAAGAGTTTGTGATTTCTAAttctgaccaatcacaacacacgGTAGACAACAGCACAGCCAGGGAGACACGGCTGTGA
- the LOC116680212 gene encoding solute carrier organic anion transporter family member 1C1 isoform X1, with protein MEEGAEQGCTQGNGRSDSVAREPRTSPCNSLKMFLVALSFAYFSKALSGSYMKSTITQLERRFDIPSYLIGVIDGSFEIGNLLVIAFVSYFGAKLHRPKIIAVGCVLMSIGTFIIALPHFIIGRYEFETSVRWVVNSTLNPSPCPLGSPADLTQHGKLSQVPATGCEGDSNLSMWIYVLLGNVLRGIGETPVQPLGISYIDDYASEENAALYVGCVQTISVVGPVFGYLLGSLCAKIYVDIGLVKMETITITPADARWVGAWWLGYLIAGVITLLSAIPFWFLPRSLPIPEPQGPEKCTPEQARCIKDPHLLKHKYPADENTTFIEMAKDFIPTLRTLLGNPVYLIYLCVTIIQLNSLIGMVTYKPKYIEQHFRQSASKANFLMGMINIPAVALGMFSGGLLMKRLKLNIMGAARFAFGTSLIGYILSLFFFAMSCENAKVAGVTLSYNSMDRISYDKHTLFTACNSDCFCSASDWDPVCGENGITYVSPCLAGCTSSSGSGKNTVFSNCSCVGVAGNFTASTGQCPHKDDCDRMFPYFLALSVITSFIISLGGTPGYMFLIRCIKPQLKSLALGFHALSTRTLAGIPAPIYFGAIIDTTCLKWGQKRCGGIGACRIYNTTAYRIAYLGLTLSLRSISFIICIPGFILLGRQLRKEERNAIHGALANGGTELEALRKEEFVISNSDQSQHTVDNSTARETRL; from the exons ATGGAGGAGGGAGCTGAGCAAGGATGCACACAGGGAAACGGACGCAGTGACTCTGTGGCCAGAGAACCGCGCACCTCTCCCTGCAACAGCTTGAAG ATGTTTCTGGTAGCATTGTCCTTTGCCTATTTTTCAAAGGCTCTGTCGGGGAGCTACATGAAAAGCACAATAACTCAGCTGGAGAGGCGCTTTGACATCCCCAGTTACCTAATAGGTGTCATTGACGGGAGCTTCGAGATAG GTAACCTGTTGGTGATAGCTTTCGTCAGTTACTTTGGGGCCAAGCTCCATCGGCCAAAGATCATCGCAGTGGGTTGTGTACTGATGTCCATTGGCACCTTCATCATCGCTCTGCCTCACTTCATCATTGGACG cTATGAATTTGAAACATCAGTGCGGTGGGTAGTGAACTCAACGCTTAACCCCTCTCCTTGTCCGTTGGGCTCTCCAGCAGACCTGACCCAACACGGTAAACTGTCTCAAGTGCCAGCAACAG GTTGTGAAGGCGACTCCAACCTGTCAATGTGGATTTATGTGCTCCTGGGAAATGTTTTGCGGGGGATAGGAGAGACACCTGTTCAGCCACTTGGGATCTCCTATATAGATGATTATGCTAGTGAGGAAAATGCTGCGCTTTATGTTG GCTGTGTGCAGACCATTTCAGTGGTTGGACCTGTGTTTGGCTACCTGTTAGGCTCCCTTTGTGCCAAAATATATGTGGACATCGGATTAGTAAAAATGG AAACTATCACCATCACCCCAGCAGATGCCCGCTGGGTGGGTGCCTGGTGGTTGGGCTACCTCATAGCTGGGGTCATCACCCTACTCTCTGCCATCCCATTCTGGTTCCTGCCCCGCTCTCTGCCAATACCTGAGCCCCAGGGCCCAGAAAAATGCACACCAGAGCAGGCACGCTGTATTAAAGATCCTCATCTTTTGAAGCACAAGTATCCTGCAGACGAAAATACTACTTTCATAGAGATGGCCAAAG ACTTTATTCCAACCCTACGAACTCTGCTGGGAAACCCTGTGTATTTGATATACCTGTGTGTGACAATCATCCAACTGAACTCTCTCATCGGCATGGTCACCTACAAGCCTAAGTACATTGAGCAGCACTTCAGGCAGTCTGCCTCAAAGGCCAACTTCCTCATGG GTATGATCAATATCCCAGCTGTGGCACTGGGGATGTTTTCTGGAGGTCTACTGATGAAGAGGCTGAAGCTGAACATTATGGGAGCAGCCAGGTTTGCCTTTGGAACATCTCTGATTGGCTACATCCTGTCACTGTTCTTCTTTGCAATGAGCTGTGAGAATGCGAAGGTAGCGGGGGTGACACTTTCCTACAACAG CATGGATAGGATATCTTATGATAAAcacacattgttcacagcatgCAACTCAGACTGTTTTTGTTCAGCAAGTGACTGGGACCCAGTCTGTGGAGAGAATGGCATCACATATGTTTCTCCCTGTCTTGCGGGTTGCACCAGCTCTTCTGGCTCAGGGAAAAACACA GTCTTCTCTAACTGTAGCTGTGTCGGTGTGGCTGGTAACTTTACGGCCAGTACCGGTCAGTGCCCCCATAAGGACGACTGTGACAGGATGTTCCCGTACTTTTTGGCTCTCTCCGTCATCACTTCCTTTATCATCTCCCTTGGGGGTACACCGGGCTACATGTTTCTCATTAG GTGCATCAAACCACAGCTGAAATCTTTGGCGTTGGGTTTCCATGCTCTGTCAACACGTACCCTCG CAGGGATACCAGCACCCATCTACTTTGGAGCAATCATTGACACCACATGTCTGAAGTGGGGTCAGAAGAGGTGTGGAGGCATAGGAGCCTGTAGAATCTACAACACCACTGCATACAG GATAGCATACTTGGGTCTGACTCTGAGCCTGCGCAGCATCTCATTCATTATTTGCATCCCGGGTTTCATTTTGCTCGGTCGACAGTTGAGGAAGGAGGAAAGAAATGCCATCCACGGAGCTCTGGCCAATGGCGGGACAGAGCTGGAGGCACTGAGGAAGGAAGAGTTTGTGATTTCTAAttctgaccaatcacaacacacgGTAGACAACAGCACAGCCAGGGAGACACGGCTGTGA